GATGCCGATCACGATGAAGGCGATGAGAATCGAAAAGGCGACGCTGATCTCGACGACGAGCGGCATGCCGTTCGCCCCTGCCGCTGCCAAAACCAGACCATTTTCCAGCGACATGAAGCCGATAATCTGGCTCACGGCGTTGCGTCGCGTCACCATCATCAGCAGTCCCAGCAGCACGATCGCCAAGGCGAATGCGATGTCCTCGCGCGACAGCGGATCGGCGGAGGCGGTCGCCGGCAGCATGACGACGAGCGACAGCGCCACGAGAAATATGCCGATGAGCATGGTTATGCCGACCCCGCCAACGACCTCGACGGTGCGGTGGATGCCCAAACGCTTCATGATACGGCGAAGGCTGAACGGAATGATCAGCGCCTTGAATATCGCCGCGATGCAAGCCGTGAAATAGAGGTGCGGCGCGTCCTGGTAATAGGCCTGCCAGGCGACCGACAGCGACAGAATGACGGCGTGGAGCGTGTAGATATTGATGAGCCCCGACATTCGGTCCTGATACAGCAGCATGAAGCTCGTCAGGAGGAGCGCGCCCGCGAGCACATGGGCGATGTCGATCGTCAAAAGCTCCATCAGAGGCTCCGTGTCACGAAAACGAGCAGCGTCGCGAGGAGGCCAAGCATCAGCCCCGCGCCGAGAAAGTCGGGAACGCGGAAGATGCGCATCTTGGCTGTGGTCGTCTCAAACAGCGCGAGCGCGCCGCCGCCGATCGCCAGCTTCAGCACGTAAGCGCAAAGTCCGATCATCATCGCTTCCGCGCCCGCATCATGCGACGCGAGCCCTACGGGGAAAAAGACGCAGGCGATGAGCGAGATATAAAGGAGCAGCTTGAGCGCCGAGGCGAGTTCGATGAGCGCGAGATAGCGCCCGGAATATTCGAGAACCATCGCCTCATGCACCATCGTCAGCTCAAGATGGGTCGCCGGATTGTCGACGGGAATCCGTCCATTTTCTGCGATGGCGACGATGAGGAGAGCGACGAGCGCCATTCCGACGGAGGCGCGCAATTCCATATTCGCGACCATGTAGGCCGCGATCTCAGAGAGCTGCGTCGTTCCGGCGACGAAGGAGACGGTGAAGACGATCATGATCGTCGCCGGCTCGGCCAGCGAGCCGAACATCGCCTCGCGACTCGAGCCGATGCCGCCGAAACTCGTTCCAATGTCCATGCCCGCGAGCGCAAGGAAGAAACGGGCGCTGCCGAGCAGGGCGATGATGGCGATGAGATCGGCCGACCAGCTGAACGTCAGTCCCGTGGCGAATGTCGGCACCAGCGATGCGGCGACCCAGATCATCGCAAAGATCATATACGGCGCCGAGCGATACAGCCACGAGGCGTTTTCCGCGAGGACGACCTCCTTGCGCAGCAGCCGAATGAGATCGAGCCAGGGTTGAATGATCGGCGGTCCCTTGCGGCGCAAGAGGCGCGCCTTCAGCTTTCGAACAAAGCCGATGAGCAGCGGCGCCAGCGCAAGCACCAAAAGCATTTGGAGGCTCTGCGCCATGAGGTTGAAAAGAAGCGTCATATCGCCACCAGGACCAGGAGGAAAACGAGCGCCGCGAAAACCAGCGCGAGAAATTCCTGGATCGTCAGGAGACTGAGGATGTTCAGCCCGGTGGCGCAGGACTCCACCGCCCGCGTGAGGGGCGCATAGAGATAGTCGAAGATTCGATCCTTGATTTCGACGCTCAAGCGCGCGGCCCGCGTCTCGCCCGGCGCCGGCATGTCGAGGCGCTCCCGCACCGAAAAGGCGATGACGCCGAGGGTGCGCCGGATCGGCTGCGCGAAGCTGCTGCCGGTGTATTGCGTCATGGGGCTTTTTTCGATGTAGCCGCAGTCCCAGGCCGGCGCGCGCCGCAACCGCGCCGTGCCAAATTTGTGGATGACCCATCTCGCCGAATAGGCGGAGAAGAGAATGAACACGAAGACCAGAAGCCCATTATAGGAGCTGCGGCTTTCGGCGATCGGCGCGATCGAGAGCCAGGAGAGTTCAGCCTGCGTCGGCATGCGGCCGCCGACAAAATCTTTCGCCACGGGCGAGATCGTGTCGATGAGGAGGCTCGGCAGCAGACCGGCCATGAGGCACAGCGTCAGCAAAACCGCCATCGTCGCGAGCGACCAGCGATCCGGGTCGTGCGCGGCGCGCGCCGCTTCGCTGCGGGGACGCCCCAGAAAAGCGACGCCATAAGCGCGTATGTAACAGCCCGCGCCGAGCGCCGCGCTCAGCGCCAGCGCCACGCCGACCGCCGGAACGAGGAGCTTCACGGTCCATTGCGGCAGCGAAGGGCTCAGCAGGATCGCCTGGAAGACCAGCCATTCCGAGACGAAGCCGTTCAGCGGCGGCAGGGCCGCGATGGCGACGCAGCCGCCGAGAAAAAGGAACGCCGTTTTCGGCATGGAGTGAATAAGACCGCCGAGGCGCTCGATGCTTCTTTCGCCGCTACCGTGCAATACCGCGCCGGCGCCAAAAAACAGGAGGCTCTTGAACAGCGAATGATTGAAAACGTGAAACAGCGCCGCCGTGAAGGCGAGCGCGGCCGGCAGCGCCATGCCATTGGCCTTGAACGCCAAGGCAAGACCGAGCGCGATGAAGATGATGCCGATGTTTTCGATGGTGCTGTAAGCGAGCAGCTTCTTCAGATCGCTCTGTATCGTCGCGAAGAGAACGCCGATGAGGGCGCTCGCTGCGCCAAAGGTCATCGGCTCGACCGACCACCAGAAGGCCGGCGGCCCGAGCAAATCGAACACGACCCGAATGAAGCCGTAGACGGCGACTTTCGTCATGACGCCGCTCATCAGCGCCGAGACGTGGCTCGGCGCCGCGGGATGCGCGAGCGGCAGCCAGATATGCAGGGGCGCGAGTCCGGCTTTCGACCCCATTCCGACTAACGCGAGGGCCAGGACGAGGCCCGACGTCCATCCTGCCTTGGTCGACTCGCGAATCGAGGAGAAATCATAGGCGCCGCCGACGCCTCCGAGAACGCCGAACGCCATCAGCAGCGCGAAACCGCCGAAGCTCGCCATCAACAAATAGACGAAACCGGCGCGCCTGTTGTCCTCCTCATGATGGTGCGTCAGCACGAGCGCCCATGAAGTAAGCGACATGAACTCCCAGAAGACGAGAAAGGTGAAGGCGTCGTCGGCCAGCACGACGAGGTTCATGCCAGCGAGAAAAGCCGGATAGAACGGCAGCACGCGCATCGGCTCTTTCTCATGCGCGCCATAGCCGACCGCATAAGCGCTCGCCGCCACGCCGCCGAGATTGACGACGGCGAGAAAAAAAGCGCTCAGGACGTCGATGCGAAAATGCATGCCGATCCACGGCAGTCCGAGCGGCAAAGCCGTCGAAACGACATGAGCGCCCCTTGGCATGACCGCCGCGAGGAAGAGGACGCCGCAGAGGCCGATGCAAAGGCGGTAGACATTTCGGCTGACGTCGTGGTTCCGCCTGTCGACGATGGCGTAGACGCTGACGGCGAGCAGGGCGCTGACACAGGTCAGCGCCAGGTAGAGCGGCATACGTGTCACCTTCGAATCGGCGCGGCGGTCGGTCGCGCCCTGCGTGAACTTTACGGACTAGACGCTGCGCTTGCGCGGGGCGAGGGGATGCTTTGACGTCGCGACGTGTTGATCAAGTCCGCGAATCTCCGCGTGGCCGCCGTTTGCTTCATAGTCCTCGCAATAGTCATGGAGGTTTTCCATCACCGTATGATCGACGCACCAGGACTCTGAAAGATCAAAGATGACCGTCTTGCCCCTTGGGAGCTTGGCGAGATCGCCCTTGAGCGCGAGGTAGTTGGCGAAAAAGGCCGCGCCGCCGATCCTGACATGGTAGACGCCGGGCGCGCTCTCCACAACGTCGCGATGCAGCTTAAACACCTGTGCCCAATTAACGCTGCGCCAGAAGTGGAACAGGAACTCGGCGGCGATGCCGATGGCGACGCCGATCAACAGATCGGTCGCCAGCACGCCGACAATCGTAATCACGAAAACGGTGAGCTGGTCCCAGCCGATCGCCAGCGTCTTCTTGAACTCGAGCGGCGACGCAAGTCGGTAGCCGGTGAACACCAGCAGCGCCGCGAGCGAAGCAAGCGGGATCTCGTGAATGACCCTCGGGAAAAGCGCGACGAAGGTCAGCAGGAACAATCCGTGGAAGAAATTCGCCCACCCCGTGCGCGCGCCATTATTCACATTGGCCGAGCTGCGGACGATTTCTGCGATCATCGGCATACCGCCAATCAGGCCGCATATAATATTGCCGAAGCCGACCGCCGCGAGGTCGCGGTTGAGATCTGAGGCGCGCTTATAGGGATCTAGCTTATCGACCGCCGCCGAGCTGAGCAGGCTTTCCAGGCTGCCAACGAGACAGATGGCGAAGACTTGCTGCCAGAACATGCTGGAGCCGATCAGCGAGAAATCCGGGAAGGCGAAGCTGGACAGGAAGTTCTGCGGAATGGAGACAAGGAATTTCGGACCGATCGTGAATTCGTGATGCGGCAGAAACGGATAGTCCGGCAGGAAGAGATAGATATGTTCATCGTCGAGATCATAATATTGCGCGAGCGCCATGCCGATGATGACGACGACGAGCGGCGCCGGGATCATTTTTAGTCGGCGACTCTTCGCCAGCGACCAGGCGATCAGGATCAAAAGCCCAATGACGCCAATAATGGCGACCTCCGGATTCATGTCGCGCAGGCTAGCGGGGATTGCGCCAATCGTCTCAAACAGCGTCTGCGCGTCCGGCTTCACGCCGAGCATGACGTGAATCTGCTTGGCCATAATGATGATGCCGATCGCCGCCAACATGCCATGCACGGCCGAGGACGGAAAGAAGGCGCTCATCTTGCCGGCTTTCATGACGCCCATCAGCATCTGAATGACGCTGGCGCATACAATCGCCGCCAAGGTGTAGTGGTAGCCGGCTTTGGCGTCGCCGTCGCCGAGCGCCTGCACCGAGTCCAGAATGACCACGATGAGGCCCGCCGCCGGGCCGGTGATGGTGACGAAGGAGCCATTGATTCGTGACACCAGCAGGCCGCCGACGACGGCGGTGATGATGCCCGCCTGGGGCGGAAAACCCGACGCCATCGAAATGCCAAGGCATAGCGGCAGCGCGATAAGAAAGACCAGAAAACCGGACAGAGCGTCGGCGCGCCAATTTTCGGCCAATCCGGCGAGGCCGGTCTTCGGCGTGAACCGGGTTGGAAACATCCCTGTGAAATTTGCGCGATTCTCATCCACGGCGGGTCCGCCTAGGTCCTTGCCCAGCCATTCATCTTGCGACGATGAGCTCGGGCGCCGAGAGGCGCTCGCCTCTGCCGCAACCGCTTCCAGGTCGTGGGCGCCAGCCTGAGCCTTGCTTTTCATAGGGTGTCCTTGCCATCGCGCTCAGTGAAACCTTGGCGCCGACAGGTTAGCGCGGCCGCAACATAGGACAGGCCAGTGGCTGTGGTGTTTCTCCAGTTTTTCAGACCACAGAGATTGTTTCTGATTCTTTTCCCAAATCCGACAAGATCAGACCAGAGCTACTGAAGCGTCGCGGAGCGGAGGCTTTTTTGTGATGGAAACACTCTAGAAACACTGCATTATTAGGTTCCGCCGAGTTCCAGTGAGCTCTAACGAAAGCGATTGCGCCTCCCTTGACCCCTCCTATTTCAATTCTGATCGTCGAGGACGACGCCGAAATCGGCGAGTTCATCTCCCTCTATCTCGCGGCGCACGATATCGAGACGAAGGTGGCCGCAAACGCCCAGGCAATGGACGCTGCGTTCAGCTCCGGAGCCTATGACCTGCTGATCCTCGATCTTAATCTTCCCGGCGAAGACGGCTTGTCGATCTGCCGGCGGGTGCGATCCGAGAGACGCATCCCTATAATCATACTAACGGCGCAGTCGGAGGACATCGACAAGATATTGGGTCTGGAGCTCGGGGCCGACGATTACATCGTCAAGCCTTTCAATTCGCGCGAACTGCTGGCGCGCATCCGCGCCGTGCTGAGGCGAACGGAAACCCCGAACGCCGTCGACGGGCGCGCCGTAGGGCAAGCGTATCTTTTCTCGGGCTGGCGCGTCGATGTGCTGGCGCGAGAGGTCGTCGCGCCGTGCGGCATAAAGGTGGCGATGACCGGCGCAGAATTCGATCTGCTGCATGCTTTGTGCGAAAATCCCCATCGGGTGTTGACGCGCGAGCAGCTGATCAACATGACGCATGGCCCGACAACGGGACCCTTTGAACGGAGCATCGACGTGCTGATCAGCCGGCTTCGACAAAAGATAGAAACCGACCCAAAAAAGCCTGCGTTCATCCAGACGGTTCGCTCCGAGGGCTATATTTTCTCCACTCACGTGGCGCGCGCATGAACCCTGCTCGCCTTCCCTGGCGTTTCCGGCTCAACAAACTGGCCGTGCAAATCACGCTGCTGATTTTCGTGTCGATCGTGGCGTTCCAGACCATCGTCATCGGCATGTTTCATGTGTTCGGCAGGCGGCACATCGTCGACCAGGGCGACTTCATCGCGAGCATAATCCTCGCTTTGGACGTCGCCCCGCTCTCGGAGAGAGCCAATGTCATTTCAGCGCTCTCTCACGCCGTTCCCTACGCCAGTATCGAGATCCAGGAGTCGCGCCCTGCGGCGGCCACGTCTTCGACGGGCGGCGGCGATCTCGCCTTTGAAAACGAAATTCGCCACATCGACTCGCTGTTGTGGGGCGGCGCAGACGTGTTCGAGGTCGAAAGTTCAGCGCCCGGAGATTACGGCGTGCTCGCCGTCGAATTGCATAAGGGCGGCTATGCGACGGTCTCAATCGCCGAGCATCAAAAATCTCCCGGTTCGATATGGCGATGGCTTTGGCAGCATGCCGATGACGAACCGTTCATCCTGACTCAGGGCGCGCGAACGGCCCTGTCCTTCATCATATTCACTGCGATCTTCGTGTTCTGGGCGCTGAACGCGATCATGGCGCCGCTGCGACGACTGGCAAAATATGCTGAGCAGATTCCGAACGATGTCGATACGAAAGCGCAGCTCCCGGAGCGAGGTCCCCAGGAAGTTCGCGAATTGACCCGCTCGCTCAATCGCATGCAGGCGCGCATCAGCAAGATGATCGCCGCGCGCGCCCATGTGCTGGCGGCCGTCAGCCATGACTTGCGAACGATTATCACGCGCTTGAAATTAAAAACTGAGTTCGTGTCAGATCAAAACCTTCAGCAGCGGATGATGCGCGACGTCGATCTCATGGACGCAATGCTGTTCAAGAATCTGCAGTATTTGCGCGCCGAGGGAGACGACAAATCCGACTGTTCCCTGGTCGATCTCGACAGCGTTCTACAAACTGTCGCCGACGAGTTCTGCGACCTCGGGCATCATGTGACCTACCATGGCGGCGGGCGCCAAATGGTCTTCGGATCGCTTTGCGACGTGCAGCGCATTTTCACCAATCTCGTCGAAAACGCGACGCATCACGCGAAGACCGTGGACATCTACATCGCGGATGGCCCCGGAGGGCTCATCGAGGTCGACGTCGTCGACGACGGACCGGGAATGTCAGCGGACGGCAAGAACACTGCATTCGAGCCCTTCGTTCGCGGTCAGCCGGGACGAACGCTTGACGAGCACAGCGGTTTTGGACTCGGCCTATCGATTGTGCGCTCGCTCGTCGAGAACCACGGCGGATCCGTGTCGCTGCTCGATCGCGAGCCCAGCGGGCTGATCGCGCGTGTCTGTCTGCCCCGCGCAGTCGAAGGGGACGATAAGCTGTTTCCGACGGACTCCAGGGCGGCGCCGACGCTCTTCTGAACGATATCGAACCGTTCGCCTTGACGCGCCGCGCGTGCGAGGAGGGCGCGAACTGCGCCAGGGTGCGTTCATGCGGGCGCAAGCAGCAGGCTCGTCTCGCTCCTGGCGATCCCCTCGATCATCCTCACGCCCGACAGCACCCGATCGAATTCCTCGAGATTGGCGCACTCGATTTCCGCGATGAGGTCGAAAGGCCCGTTGGTGCTGTAAAGCGTGTGGATCTGCGGGAGTCCGCGCAGCGCCTGAGCGACGCGACGGGAATTCTTGCCGGAGACTTCGACCATCATGATCGCCCGGATCCGATCGGATGCGGCGGGATTTTTCAGGCGAACCGTAAAGCCCAGGATCACATCGGACGCGATCAGCTTGTCGAGGCGGTTCTGGACCGTCCCGCGCGAGACGCCGAGCGCCTTGGCGAGCTGGGACAAAGAGGCGCGCGCGTCGGTCCGCAGCAGCGCGATCAGTCGGTGGTCGAGATCGTCCATGACCTATGTCTCTGTGGAAACGGTCAATATCTATGACCGAAATGACAAAATTCCAGCCATTTCGAGAATTTATGGCGATTTTGATTAGCGTTGCCGCGTTCTAGTCTTGCCCGAAGGGATTGATCGGAGAAGGCATGGTGACGTTTCTGAGCGCGCGCGATATCGCCCGCATCGTTGGAGAAGTGGGCGCGCGACGCTTTTGGTTGCGGCTTGTCGACGATCTGCGTCACGATTTTATGCGCTGGGACGCGTTCGAGACGTCGCCGCGTTACGCGAGCCATTCGCCGCGCGGCGTCATCGAACTGATGCCGACGAGCGACGGCGAAGCTTTCGCCTTTAAATTCGTTAACGGTCATCCCGGCAACACGCAATTCAACCTGCAGACGGTCGTCGCCTTCGGCGCCCTCGCCGACGTCGAAACCGGCTATCCGACGCTCATCGCCGACATGACGCTCGCCACCGCCTTCCGAACCGGCGCCACGTCGGCTCTGGCGGCGGCGCATCTCGCGCGGCCCGACAGCAAGACGATGGCGCTGATCGGCCTTGGCGCCCAGTCGGAGTTTCAGGCGTGCGCCTTTCAGGCCGTTCTCGGCGTTGACCGGCTTCGGGTCTTCGATGTCGACCTTGACGCCGTCGAGAAGTTCGAGCGCAACATGGCCGACTTCGGCCTGACGATCATTCGGTGCGCAAACGCGCGCAGCGCCGCATCTGGCGCGGACATCATCACGACGATCACGGCGGATAAGAAATTCGCCACGATACTCGCCGACGACATGGTTGGGCCTGGAACCCATATCAATGCGGTCGGCGGCGACTGTCCGGGCAAAACCGAGCTTGCGCGCGAACTGCTGCTGCGCTCGCAGATTTTTGTCGAATATGCGCCGCAGACGCGCAGGGAGGGCGAAATTCAGCAACTCGACCCTGAGCATCCGGTGACAGAACTGCGGGAGATTCTTGCGGGTCATCGACCAGGGCGCACCTCCAAAGACGCGATCACCATCTTCGACAGCGTCGGTTTCGCCATCGAGGATTTTTCGGTGTTGCGCCTGTTGCGCGATCTTGCGCGGGAGACCGGCGTCGGCCGCAAGATCGAGCTGATCGCTGAACCCGCAGACCCGAAGGATCTGTTCTCACTGCTGCATCCGCTCGACGCGGAGCAGGAAGACGCCGCAACTCGCGTAAGGACGGAACAGCCCGCATGATCGACGGACGTTCAATGCAAGAGAGCTCGCTGGTGAGCTTCGACGCTGAAGCTGCTGTATTGAACGATGCGCCGCGAAGCGACGCGCGCGCGGCTGCGCCGCCACGGCCTGCGCCTGCGCGTCGTGCGCTACTGATGTGCGCGCCGGACTATTTCGGCGTCGACTACATCATCAACCCGTGGATGGAAAATCAGATCGGGCAAGCAGCGCTGCCGCGCGCGCAGGCGCAGTGGGAGAACTTGCGCGGCAAGCTGGCGGCGCATAGCGATATCGCCTTCGTCGCGCCGACGCCCGGCCTGCCGGACATGGTCTTCACCGCCAATGCGGGGCTAGCGATCGGCGAGAAGGCTGTCGTGAGCCGATTCCACGCCAAGGAGCGGCGGCCCGAGGAGCGTCTGTTTTGCGACTGGTTCGAAGCGCAAGGCTATTCGATCGCGCCCTGGCCGGAGAACGTTCCGTTTGAGGGCGCCGGCGACGCGCTTCTCGATCACGCGCGGGGCATTGTCTGGTGCGGATACGGCTGGCGCTCGGGCGAAACAGCCCCCAAGCATCTTCAAAAGATCTTCGGTCTGCGCGCCGTCGCGCTGAAGCTCGTCGATCCGCGCTTCTATCATCTCGACACCTGCTTCTGCCCGCTGAGCGGCGGCTGGCTGATGTATTACCCAGCGGCCTTTGACATCGCGTCGCGGGAAGCGATCCGCGCCATCGCGCCCGTGGAGAAGCGGATCGAAGTCGGCGAGAAAGACGCGCTCTCTTTCGCCTGCAACGCTGTCGAAGTCGCCGGGCGCGTTTTCCTCAACGACTGTTCCGACGATCTTCGTTCGCGCCTGATCGACGCGGGCTTCATGCCCGTCGTCACGCCGCTCTCGGAATTCATGAAGGCGGGCGGCGCCGCGAAATGTCTGACGCTGCAGTTGCCGGGCGCCGCGTCCACGGTCATGCCGCGGGAATAAGCGTTTCTCCGCCGACCGGCCGGCTACAGGGGCAAAGCGCTCCGGTCCGCAAGGCGTCGAGCACGCGCAGCGTATCGTCCGGCGCGCGGCCGACGTCGAGATTCGTCGCATAGACATGTTGAATGACATTGTCGGGATCGACGACGAAGGTGGCGCGATAGGCGACGCCTGAAGGCGCGCGCACGCCGAGGCCATCGATCAGATCGCCCCTCGAGTCGGCGAACTGCCAGATCGGCAAGCTCTTCAGGTCGCGGTGGTCGCGCCGCCAAGCAAGCTTCACGAATTCATTGTCGGTCGAGCCGCCGAGAACGACGGCGTCGCGCTCGGCGAAATCGTTCGACAAGCGCGCGAAGGCCGCGATTTCCGTCGGACAAACGAAAGTAAAGTCCTTCGGATAGAAGAAGATGATTTTCCACATGCCTGGAAAGCTCGTCTCGCAGAGCGTTTCGAAGGCTGTCTCGCCGTTTTCTTCGATCTCGTTGAATCCCGGCTTTACGCCGGTGACAACGAAAGGCGGTATGCTGTCCCCAATTCCCAACATGTCTTTCTCCTAGAAAACGCCGTCGGCGCTTATTGCGGATTGCTTCTGGAGACAGTCGCGTCGAACTCCTCCAGCCTCGAGGCGCAGCGCGGTACAGTGTCGCCGCTTGGCGGGCCATAGAGTTCGGCGCGTCGCCAATCGATGAAGCGCTCTTCCGTCTCCCACATGGTCACCGAGAAATAGAGCACGTGCGGACCGCACTCCTTTCCCCTATGGAATTGAAAGCCGATGAGACCGGCCGCTTCCCGCAGGCGGACGCTTGTCTCTCGCCAAGCCGTTTCGAATGTTTCTTCGCAGCCCTTGACGACCTTGAACTGGTTCGAGGCCATGAACATCGCGCGTTCCTTCTTT
This window of the Methylocystis hirsuta genome carries:
- a CDS encoding hydrogenase-4 component E, whose amino-acid sequence is MELLTIDIAHVLAGALLLTSFMLLYQDRMSGLINIYTLHAVILSLSVAWQAYYQDAPHLYFTACIAAIFKALIIPFSLRRIMKRLGIHRTVEVVGGVGITMLIGIFLVALSLVVMLPATASADPLSREDIAFALAIVLLGLLMMVTRRNAVSQIIGFMSLENGLVLAAAGANGMPLVVEISVAFSILIAFIVIGIFLFRIRERFDNVDLSELDRVRGGRS
- a CDS encoding respiratory chain complex I subunit 1 family protein; amino-acid sequence: MTLLFNLMAQSLQMLLVLALAPLLIGFVRKLKARLLRRKGPPIIQPWLDLIRLLRKEVVLAENASWLYRSAPYMIFAMIWVAASLVPTFATGLTFSWSADLIAIIALLGSARFFLALAGMDIGTSFGGIGSSREAMFGSLAEPATIMIVFTVSFVAGTTQLSEIAAYMVANMELRASVGMALVALLIVAIAENGRIPVDNPATHLELTMVHEAMVLEYSGRYLALIELASALKLLLYISLIACVFFPVGLASHDAGAEAMMIGLCAYVLKLAIGGGALALFETTTAKMRIFRVPDFLGAGLMLGLLATLLVFVTRSL
- the hyfB gene encoding hydrogenase 4 subunit B → MPLYLALTCVSALLAVSVYAIVDRRNHDVSRNVYRLCIGLCGVLFLAAVMPRGAHVVSTALPLGLPWIGMHFRIDVLSAFFLAVVNLGGVAASAYAVGYGAHEKEPMRVLPFYPAFLAGMNLVVLADDAFTFLVFWEFMSLTSWALVLTHHHEEDNRRAGFVYLLMASFGGFALLMAFGVLGGVGGAYDFSSIRESTKAGWTSGLVLALALVGMGSKAGLAPLHIWLPLAHPAAPSHVSALMSGVMTKVAVYGFIRVVFDLLGPPAFWWSVEPMTFGAASALIGVLFATIQSDLKKLLAYSTIENIGIIFIALGLALAFKANGMALPAALAFTAALFHVFNHSLFKSLLFFGAGAVLHGSGERSIERLGGLIHSMPKTAFLFLGGCVAIAALPPLNGFVSEWLVFQAILLSPSLPQWTVKLLVPAVGVALALSAALGAGCYIRAYGVAFLGRPRSEAARAAHDPDRWSLATMAVLLTLCLMAGLLPSLLIDTISPVAKDFVGGRMPTQAELSWLSIAPIAESRSSYNGLLVFVFILFSAYSARWVIHKFGTARLRRAPAWDCGYIEKSPMTQYTGSSFAQPIRRTLGVIAFSVRERLDMPAPGETRAARLSVEIKDRIFDYLYAPLTRAVESCATGLNILSLLTIQEFLALVFAALVFLLVLVAI
- a CDS encoding SulP family inorganic anion transporter; the encoded protein is MDENRANFTGMFPTRFTPKTGLAGLAENWRADALSGFLVFLIALPLCLGISMASGFPPQAGIITAVVGGLLVSRINGSFVTITGPAAGLIVVILDSVQALGDGDAKAGYHYTLAAIVCASVIQMLMGVMKAGKMSAFFPSSAVHGMLAAIGIIIMAKQIHVMLGVKPDAQTLFETIGAIPASLRDMNPEVAIIGVIGLLILIAWSLAKSRRLKMIPAPLVVVIIGMALAQYYDLDDEHIYLFLPDYPFLPHHEFTIGPKFLVSIPQNFLSSFAFPDFSLIGSSMFWQQVFAICLVGSLESLLSSAAVDKLDPYKRASDLNRDLAAVGFGNIICGLIGGMPMIAEIVRSSANVNNGARTGWANFFHGLFLLTFVALFPRVIHEIPLASLAALLVFTGYRLASPLEFKKTLAIGWDQLTVFVITIVGVLATDLLIGVAIGIAAEFLFHFWRSVNWAQVFKLHRDVVESAPGVYHVRIGGAAFFANYLALKGDLAKLPRGKTVIFDLSESWCVDHTVMENLHDYCEDYEANGGHAEIRGLDQHVATSKHPLAPRKRSV
- a CDS encoding response regulator; the encoded protein is MTPPISILIVEDDAEIGEFISLYLAAHDIETKVAANAQAMDAAFSSGAYDLLILDLNLPGEDGLSICRRVRSERRIPIIILTAQSEDIDKILGLELGADDYIVKPFNSRELLARIRAVLRRTETPNAVDGRAVGQAYLFSGWRVDVLAREVVAPCGIKVAMTGAEFDLLHALCENPHRVLTREQLINMTHGPTTGPFERSIDVLISRLRQKIETDPKKPAFIQTVRSEGYIFSTHVARA
- a CDS encoding ATP-binding protein; protein product: MNPARLPWRFRLNKLAVQITLLIFVSIVAFQTIVIGMFHVFGRRHIVDQGDFIASIILALDVAPLSERANVISALSHAVPYASIEIQESRPAAATSSTGGGDLAFENEIRHIDSLLWGGADVFEVESSAPGDYGVLAVELHKGGYATVSIAEHQKSPGSIWRWLWQHADDEPFILTQGARTALSFIIFTAIFVFWALNAIMAPLRRLAKYAEQIPNDVDTKAQLPERGPQEVRELTRSLNRMQARISKMIAARAHVLAAVSHDLRTIITRLKLKTEFVSDQNLQQRMMRDVDLMDAMLFKNLQYLRAEGDDKSDCSLVDLDSVLQTVADEFCDLGHHVTYHGGGRQMVFGSLCDVQRIFTNLVENATHHAKTVDIYIADGPGGLIEVDVVDDGPGMSADGKNTAFEPFVRGQPGRTLDEHSGFGLGLSIVRSLVENHGGSVSLLDREPSGLIARVCLPRAVEGDDKLFPTDSRAAPTLF
- a CDS encoding Lrp/AsnC family transcriptional regulator, yielding MDDLDHRLIALLRTDARASLSQLAKALGVSRGTVQNRLDKLIASDVILGFTVRLKNPAASDRIRAIMMVEVSGKNSRRVAQALRGLPQIHTLYSTNGPFDLIAEIECANLEEFDRVLSGVRMIEGIARSETSLLLAPA
- a CDS encoding ornithine cyclodeaminase — protein: MVTFLSARDIARIVGEVGARRFWLRLVDDLRHDFMRWDAFETSPRYASHSPRGVIELMPTSDGEAFAFKFVNGHPGNTQFNLQTVVAFGALADVETGYPTLIADMTLATAFRTGATSALAAAHLARPDSKTMALIGLGAQSEFQACAFQAVLGVDRLRVFDVDLDAVEKFERNMADFGLTIIRCANARSAASGADIITTITADKKFATILADDMVGPGTHINAVGGDCPGKTELARELLLRSQIFVEYAPQTRREGEIQQLDPEHPVTELREILAGHRPGRTSKDAITIFDSVGFAIEDFSVLRLLRDLARETGVGRKIELIAEPADPKDLFSLLHPLDAEQEDAATRVRTEQPA
- a CDS encoding dimethylarginine dimethylaminohydrolase family protein encodes the protein MQESSLVSFDAEAAVLNDAPRSDARAAAPPRPAPARRALLMCAPDYFGVDYIINPWMENQIGQAALPRAQAQWENLRGKLAAHSDIAFVAPTPGLPDMVFTANAGLAIGEKAVVSRFHAKERRPEERLFCDWFEAQGYSIAPWPENVPFEGAGDALLDHARGIVWCGYGWRSGETAPKHLQKIFGLRAVALKLVDPRFYHLDTCFCPLSGGWLMYYPAAFDIASREAIRAIAPVEKRIEVGEKDALSFACNAVEVAGRVFLNDCSDDLRSRLIDAGFMPVVTPLSEFMKAGGAAKCLTLQLPGAASTVMPRE
- a CDS encoding peroxiredoxin; its protein translation is MLGIGDSIPPFVVTGVKPGFNEIEENGETAFETLCETSFPGMWKIIFFYPKDFTFVCPTEIAAFARLSNDFAERDAVVLGGSTDNEFVKLAWRRDHRDLKSLPIWQFADSRGDLIDGLGVRAPSGVAYRATFVVDPDNVIQHVYATNLDVGRAPDDTLRVLDALRTGALCPCSRPVGGETLIPAA
- a CDS encoding antibiotic biosynthesis monooxygenase family protein, encoding MKYSAAGKKERAMFMASNQFKVVKGCEETFETAWRETSVRLREAAGLIGFQFHRGKECGPHVLYFSVTMWETEERFIDWRRAELYGPPSGDTVPRCASRLEEFDATVSRSNPQ